The DNA window GCCGCGGTCCGCTGTCGAATCGCCCTTCGCCCATCCCAGCGAGGCGCAGTTCGCCCGCCTGCTCGACTTCTACGGGGTGCAATGGCAGTACGAGCCGCGCTCCTTCCCGCTGCGCCGTGAAGGGGAGCGCGTGGTCGAGGCGTTCACGCCCGACTTCTATCTGCCGGCCTTCGACCTTTACGTTGAGCTGACAACGCTGCGCCAGAGCCTCGTCACCTACAAGAACCGCAAGCTGCGCCGCCTGCGCGAGCTGTACCCGGAGATCAACATCAAGCTGCTCTACCGGCGCGACTACCTGCGCCTGTTGGAGCGCTTCGGCATCGACCCGCGCCACAGCAGCGTGCTGCCGCCGGTGGCGCGCGTGCTCGTCTCGCAGGCCGAGGTGCAGCGCCGCGTGGCCGAGCTTGGGGCATCGATCACGCGCGACTTCGCCGGCTCGCGGCCGGTACTCGTCGGCGTGCTGCGCAGCGTCGTCTGCTTCATGGCCGACCTGATGCGCGCGATCGAGCTGCCGATCACCGTCGATTTCCTCGCGCTCTCTTCGTACGACGAGCACGATGAGCAGCACGACCGCCTGCGCGTCACCAAGGACCTGGACGAAGACATTCGCGGCCAGCGCGTGATCGTGGTCGAGGACGTGGTCGACACGGGCATCTCGCTGCACCGTCTCTTGCAGTACCTGGCAGAGCGCGGGCCGGCGGATGTCAGCGTCTGTGCCCTGCTCGACAAGCGCGCCCGGCGCCTGGCAAACGTGACGCTGGACTACGTGGGCTTCGAGATCGGCGACGAGTTCGCCGTGGGCTACGGGCTGGATTACCGCCAGGAGTTTCGCAACTTGCCGTACATCGGCGTCGTGCGCAGCGAGGGGATGTCGTGAAGACGCCGTTCAAACGGGATGTGGAGCAGGAGCGGGACGCTGCCGCTGAAGCAGCACCGGAGCGGCTGACCGAGCACGCGCAGGCGCCGCGTACGCGGCCGCAGCGCGAGCAGCGGCTGATGTTCGAGGCCTCGACGCACTGGGCGCGCGGCTTGTGGATCATCGTGGGCATGGTGGCCACGGTGATTGCCTTCCTCGTGATCCTGCAGCTCCTGCCGAAGCCGGGCAACGGCAACCCGATCGACGCGCTCACCAACTCCAACACGGGTGCGGCAGCAAACCCCACGCTCGCGGCCGCCAACGTCACGGGCACGGCCGTGGCGCTGGCCACGGTGACGCCCGGCGCCTCGCCCGGTCCCACGGGCACGGGCACGCCGGGGCCGAAGTTCGTCGGCGTGTCGCGCAGCGGCAGCGCGCCCAACGTGCGCTTCGCACCCAGCACCAACAATCAGCCCGTGGGCCAGCTCGCGCCGGGCCGGCAGGTGGAAATCATCGGCCGCAGCGCGGACAACGCCTGGTGGCAGATCGTCTGGGACAACAATCAGAAGGCCTGGGTGGCCGCGGACCTGATGAGCCTCACCAGCGGCGACGCCGCCCAGCTCCCCGTCGTGCACTGAGCCGCCAGGTGCGCCGTGCTGCACGGCACCGCGCCGCGGGCCTACCCCTGCCTCGCTCAGGCTCGGCTGTGCATTGCAGGTCTGCGACGGTTGCGCGGCGC is part of the Dehalococcoidia bacterium genome and encodes:
- a CDS encoding SH3 domain-containing protein, whose product is MKTPFKRDVEQERDAAAEAAPERLTEHAQAPRTRPQREQRLMFEASTHWARGLWIIVGMVATVIAFLVILQLLPKPGNGNPIDALTNSNTGAAANPTLAAANVTGTAVALATVTPGASPGPTGTGTPGPKFVGVSRSGSAPNVRFAPSTNNQPVGQLAPGRQVEIIGRSADNAWWQIVWDNNQKAWVAADLMSLTSGDAAQLPVVH
- the hpt gene encoding hypoxanthine phosphoribosyltransferase, with the protein product MAKQDTESGVDAPGVAPEAGAAPVAAPPPRSAVESPFAHPSEAQFARLLDFYGVQWQYEPRSFPLRREGERVVEAFTPDFYLPAFDLYVELTTLRQSLVTYKNRKLRRLRELYPEINIKLLYRRDYLRLLERFGIDPRHSSVLPPVARVLVSQAEVQRRVAELGASITRDFAGSRPVLVGVLRSVVCFMADLMRAIELPITVDFLALSSYDEHDEQHDRLRVTKDLDEDIRGQRVIVVEDVVDTGISLHRLLQYLAERGPADVSVCALLDKRARRLANVTLDYVGFEIGDEFAVGYGLDYRQEFRNLPYIGVVRSEGMS